Proteins encoded in a region of the Elaeis guineensis isolate ETL-2024a chromosome 7, EG11, whole genome shotgun sequence genome:
- the LOC105033187 gene encoding LOW QUALITY PROTEIN: UDP-glucuronate 4-epimerase 6 (The sequence of the model RefSeq protein was modified relative to this genomic sequence to represent the inferred CDS: inserted 3 bases in 2 codons) → MAPLPDTSKTTKLERYNSYLRRVNTTKLLATTSNLLFRATLLTAVVLILLFTLHYPPLLAGHHLSPXSAHSHRSLLSSPSSSYGGAAWERNVRRSATPRHPGGLSVLVTGAAGFVGTHCSLALKKRGDGVLGLDNFNSYYDPSLKRSRQNLLSRHGILVLDADINDSDLLIKLFDVVXFSHVLHLAAQAGVRYAMRNPQSYVASNVAGLVSLFEVAAKHADPQPAIVWASSSSVYGLNTAVPFSELHRTDRPASLYAATKKAGEAVAHTYNHIYGLSITGLRFFTVYGPWGRPDMAYFFFTKSILSGNAITLFKTRDGADVQRDFTYIDDVVKGCLGALDTAEKSTGSRGGKRRGAAQLRVYNLGNTSPVPVGKMVAILEELLGKKAKKNVVTMPRNGDVPYTHANVSLAEKDFGYRPTTDLTAGLRRFVKWYVEYYGVTASHAKGKGKGGVGGERKQVDTAGVASA, encoded by the exons ATGGCTCCTCTGCCGGACACGAGCAAGACCACCAAGCTAGAACGGTATAACAGCTATCTCCGGCGAGTTAACACCACGAAGCTCCTCGCCACCACCTCCAACCTCCTCTTCCGCGCCACTCTCCTGACCGCCGTCGTCCTCATCCTCCTCTTCACCCTCCACTACCCTCCCCTCCTTGCAGGTCACCACCTCTCCCC CTCCGCCCACTCCCACCGCAGCCTcctctcctccccctcctctTCCTACGGCGGCGCCGCCTGGGAGCGCAACGTCCGGCGATCCGCCACCCCACGCCACCCCGGCGGCCTCTCCGTCCTCGTCACCGGCGCCGCCGGCTTCGTCGGCACCCACTGCTCTCTCGCCCTCAAGAAGCGCGGCGATGGTGTCCTCGGCCTGGACAACTTCAACTCCTACTATGATCCCTCCCTCAAACGCTCCCGCCAAAACCTCCTCTCCCGCCACGGCATCCTAGTCCTTGACGCCGACATCAACGACTCCGATCTCCTCATTAAACTGTTCGACGTCG CCTTCTCTCACGTCCTCCACCTCGCTGCCCAGGCCGGTGTCCGATACGCCATGCGCAACCCCCAGTCCTACGTCGCCTCCAACGTCGCCGGCCTCGTCTCCCTCTTCGAGGTCGCAGCCAAGCACGCCGACCCTCAGCCCGCCATCGTCtgggcctcctcctcctccgtctaCGGCCTCAACACCGCGGTCCCCTTCTCGGAGCTCCACCGCACCGATCGCCCCGCCTCCCTCTACGCCGCCACCAAGAAGGCGGGCGAGGCCGTCGCCCACACCTACAACCACATCTACGGCCTCTCCATCACCGGCCTCCGCTTCTTCACCGTCTACGGCCCCTGGGGCCGCCCCGACATGGCCTACTTCTTCTTCACCAAATCCATCCTCTCCGGCAATGCCATTACCCTCTTCAAGACCCGCGACGGCGCCGACGTCCAGCGCGACTTCACCTACATCGACGACGTCGTCAAGGGCTGCCTCGGCGCGCTCGACACCGCCGAGAAGAGCACCGGCAGCAGGGGCGGCAAGAGGCGCGGTGCCGCGCAGCTTAGGGTCTACAATCTCGGCAACACGTCGCCGGTGCCGGTGGGGAAGATGGTTGCTATCTTGGAAGAGTTGTTggggaagaaggcgaagaagaacGTCGTGACGATGCCAAGGAACGGCGACGTGCCGTACACCCATGCGAACGTTAGCTTGGCGGAGAAGGACTTCGGATACCGGCCGACGACCGACCTCACTGCCGGGCTCCGGCGGTTCGTGAAATGGTACGTGGAATACTACGGGGTGACGGCTTCCCATGCTAAGGGGAAGGGGAAGGGTGGTGTCGGCGGGGAGCGGAAGCAAGTGGATACGGCGGGGGTTGCGTCCGCGTAG